atttcacaaaattcaactAAGAATGCTGATTtccgaatttttcaattttgggtTCTACATCGACTAAAActaaattacttttattctagtcataattaggtgtaATTCATTCTTTGACATTTGGTCTAGAGACTATCTAAAATTTTCTTGTACATTCAATTTCGTGATTTATCGAGTCAAAATACGAATTGTCAtttgagccctaattaggggATGAAAATCGATCCTTCATAAGTTCCGAATAGACAATTGTTTTTCAtccattttcttaagataagtccaaattcgaaatcaattttgtgaaattcacaccagaatttattaatttgaagaattttatcctctTAGACAttagaaaatcaagcaattgAGCTTCAATCGACAAAGTTCAAATTCACCCCTTCATGactatggtttaatttcatgaatctaggtctaattttaatattaggttTAGATCCTTTTTACCTAAACCCAAGCGCTTCAATTTAAGGTCAATTTGAATGCGATAAGTGATCTTACATATGGGTAGCTCATTAGATAAGGCAATTGTAACactaattgagttcaattttaattaatttgcaattttcccattgaattgcaaattttaccatAGCCATTTGGGCCCAATTCAAAGCACCCATGGTTTCAACTCGTTGTTTTTcatgataatcattcaattaggtcaataaaagGCCCCTAGGTCATgttcataaggtttgattagtttaattatatcttaattggtcaatttcttcttaaaaatgataaggttcattttcaatttggtccttaaGGGAGCAAATTACATAAATTTTAGACCTACAAGGGTCACAAGTGGACAAGATAGCTGGAAACCGAACAAAACCGAGTCAAGAACCAGTCAAAATCTAGCTGAACCGAATTGAACTAGTTTGACTGATCTGACTGGCTATCGGCAAGGCTAACCGGTTTAGCCCCTTGCTAATCGGTTCTTGACCTCCGGCAACTGGTTCCGAGATTTGCTCAATGTCAATTTCACTTCTGCACCTTCAATTtcctaaaattttacaaattgaccATCAAACttcatcaaattgcaaattaactcTTGATTGGACATTTTGACGTAATTCCCAacttttgcttcattttttgcaaatcaaaaccACTAGATTAATTACCCAACACCTTGAGATCATGATAGAGCAttcgaaatcaatttttgattgTTGGATTGAAATTTCGTCCATCGGATGGAACCAATGACCGAAATCGCTTAATTTGGGGTGtatataaatgaaattttcctccattttctaaGAGGGCTTATTTCTACACAAAAATTTTCTCTCCCATAGtatctctctctattttctctctcaaatctcTTGAGAAAACcagatctctccctctctctagtTTGATCCGATCAGATCTCTCTTCGATGAACTTTTGCCGCCGGTTTTAGCCCCCGCTGGCAATCTTCATCCCTACACCACCATCCAGCCCCTTTGTCCCTCACTACCAATGGTGGTTGAAACAAGATCAAGCTTCAGTAAGAGCCCACCATAACAAACAATGACAACAAAATAATTCTTATCACAAGTCATTTCtgcaatcaaggaaaaaaataattaagttttGCGACCATATCGACAAAGGATGATAGACAATTGCACATGAAGGTTCCACACTTTCGTagactttattaaagaaaaggaataaatgCACAGGTTATTTAATGGAAAGAAATGACAAGATGCACCCATGACAACCACTTCAATTATATTACCTTCACTTAAAATATTGACCAATAAATAGAGGTTCCCACAGCAAGCATAGATCCCACAACACATATTTCAAtacttgaattaaaaaaattaaaaaaatagcaaGATGTCCCCACAACAACCACTCTAAGCCCTAAAAATTGCCCTCACGCATCACAATATCACATCCGAGCCCTAAAAATCATCTTCGCACATCACAATACCATATACAAGCCCTAGATCACACATCACAGTAGCATAGAAGCCCTAATTTTCCTTCTGCCAAGCCCTAAATTGCCAATCTGAAACCTTCAATTGCTTAAGCACCACATTTGAGCCCTAATCGCATATCACAGTATAATCTGAGCCCTACATTTCTTGACCAACCCCCACATTTCCTAGCCAAACCCTAAATTTCCCATCAAAACCTCAATAGACGAGTCTGAGCCCTAATTTCACACCAGAAATGAGGGGGAGAAGCGGACAAAACCTGGGCGAGCAACGATGACAAGTGATGACCAACCTTAGTGAGTGTGAACAGCGATCGAGAACAGCGACAGAGAGAAGAGCGTGGGTGTGAGTGTGAGAGTCTAACCGTGAATGAAGACGGCGAGATCTAGTTTACCctcaaaataaactaaacaatgTCATTTAGTACCAAGGAAAAATAACGTTGTTTGGCTTGGTGAAGCCAGCGTGGATGATACGACGTCATTTTTGTTATccacatgtatttttttttttaaaaataattgccaCCTCAGTAAAGTATGTCCTCAAAAATACCATGTATGcaacttggccaattttctcACCGTTAGCACTTAATTGTTCCATTTCACCttattttgacacttaagtatatatttcctaacttttgacacttaagtgtctccgtaccaagttttggcactccaggtaTTCGTGTCTTTATCTTGACTTATAAACTAATGAAATTCTCTACTGTCATTTCCAGTCATCCATATTTGAGTAattattatattgaattttcTAAGGCCATCTTAGAATATCTCATTCAATTAAATCCTTACAAATGTCAAGTTTTATTCAGATATGAATTGTTAAGTTTccactaacatttttataattaaaaaaaaaaaatgaaaatcgaaatttttagaGTCATACCAAAtgtatatatattctttttctattctgaaaatataaattctaTGCAGTTATTAAATGTGTTGTCCTACTTATAAACTcatctagggaatagaaatagaaaaaaatattttggagcAGAAATTATCCTTGAAAATAGAAACGTTATTAAACACACCCTAATTATTCCCTAAATTAACCCTAAGTCCGAGTTTCTTGATTCCCTAGTCAGCGCGCGTGCAAGAATAGTTTATGCTGCTCATTAAAATAAAGATTAGTTTGTCTGGTCCACCTCACCCATACAAATGTTCTCGCAACAGAGAAGATGTTGCGAGAACATGGAAAACGTTTATTGATGCAACATACATTTGTTTTTCGTATCAGTTGATATGGAATAAAACAAGTTATAAGGTATAGTTCCCaaggaactctctctctctctctctctataaagcGCGATTCTCGTGGAATTGAGCAAATGGTATGGGGCACGGCCGTGTGGGAAATGAATTACTCAAATTGACGTCAATGCATCGATCAGAAGCAGCAAAGGCAGAAGATGAATCCCCAGAATCGGTGAGCCCCATGATTTTTATGGGATTAGGCATCATGAGCTGGAACAGAGGGATAAAGTTCTCTTTATTGATTAGGTAGGGATCGACTTTGAATTCAAAGATATAGGCAGCTGGTTGGGGTGCACTCCATAAGTGGTCCATTAGCATCCTGGAATACTGATAAAAGTCAGGTAGTTAAGGAGAAAAAGTAGAAATGAGCGATCATAGCAGTCTCGTTCACCGTTGTTACAAGAGTTTCGCATCCGGCATGGGATGTTTAGCTTTAGACAAAGCGTCATGCATAGAATCAAGTAGATCATTATAGGagaaagtatcaaaaaagtcttacaCATAATCTATTAGTACCATTTCAGTTCTAAGTATTTCACTCgaatcaatttaatcttaaacattttgtatttgtatcaattaTATTTATCTGGCcaaatttgccaaaaattacTTATGAGCGTGGCTATCTTGCTTGACTCAGCCGGCgctaattttaatatttttcagaattttttattatcctttcttttcttcttttattttttttttttttttaattgtagcCGGCAAGGGTCACAAGCCGTTGTTAGCCATAGGCGAGGACCACCAAGTCCTTGCAAGAGGCTGCAAGGGCCACCTTTGCCCAAGCCATGATGACTCTTATAGATCACTAGGAGAGGGCATATGAGCCTCGCCAGCTGCTAGCAAGGGTCGTGGCTCTCATCCAAGCCATCACTTGGTGCCGGCGAGGGCTGCCAAGCCCTCACCCAACCACAAAGGCGAGGGTGGCCTTTGACCTCATAGCATCTAACAAGGGCTTCGCAGCCTTCTTTCTCTGCCGGTGAGGGCCTACTAGCAGCCCTTGCcaggccctcgccggccccaaCGACAAAAAGGAATATGGCGATGTGCGGCGTCCAGCAGAAAGAAGCATCAAGTCTATGTCCGTAAGCAGAGAGTCAATGGGCGTTCTAATCCATGACAAACCACAGGTTCACACACCCaccatataattaattaataaaaaaagcaaagtataaaaataataattataaaaagattCTGCTTCCATTTTGACTTCTCATGCCAAACCCTCTCTTTTTAAGTCCATAGGATGAGTCATTCCTTCCCTCATGCCCTAAAACAACACTCCTCACCCAGGGGAGAGAGAACGTGCATTGATCTCTTGTTAATTTCTTCTTCGCTAGATAAATGGAACTAGGGCAGCCCAGGCAACCCCATCTCAACATCATTAACAAGTACATCAACCCAAGAAATGGCAAGGGTGATCCGTCATCATCGCCATTGCCATCAAGGAATGATTTGTGCAAGCACTCCGGATCCTTTCAAAATCTCGGAGTGGGAGTCCTGGCGGCGGCGGGCAGCATCTCCGACGTGGAGAAGAAGCTCTTATGGCTCCGCTCTCAAATCATTGGTGGCGATGCTGAGTTCGACTCACCATTCGGCAGGCGACGGCTCACGTACGCCGATAGCACTGCCTCCGGCCGCTGCATCCACTACATCGAGGATTTCATCATCGACAACATCCTTCCGTTTTATGGTACATGTGTCATGTGTCTAAGaagtttttcttctaatttcgCACACGGTGGCCATAGACACAATTCATCTACAGTTGCATTTCTTAAGgtaatgagaaaatatttgatccGTAATATATGCCAGCGCAATGAATAAGATGACTATGAGATTGCGACACATATCCAATATAGGGCCAATGTCAGACATTTTTTGAAAACTCCTCTCCTATACACTCACGCTCCGCCGTGCGcgcacccaatattttctccacctCTTCTGCATCCCCTGCAtgcgctcgctctctctcctctctcctctgccTTCCGCGCCTTCATCAACCACCTCTGCAACTCCCTCAACCATGGCCTCTCCTAGCACCGCCCCTGAGCTTCCTCGTCACCAACCCCTGTCTCCCTAGTCTTCCTGGCCTCGCGTCCTCTTGGCGGCCCTCCTCGTCACCTAGATCTTGCTCTGCCTCTTCCGCCCTGCCGACCCCCCTGGGTCATCTTCAGCCGCACCTACTCGGACTGCGAGACCCTCGGCATCCTCATCGTCCTCAGCATCCGATTGATGAGCCACCACATCTCTGGCTCCACCATAGCCAAATCGCTGCCCACTTTGGGCTccgccctctctctccctccgagTCCCAACTGAGCCCTCATCCGACGAACCACTACGCAGCCTCCACCTCCACCAAGGGCTCAATGAGAGAGGGGgtggcaaagagagagagagagagtcaagcGAGAGGGCGCGTGCAGGGAAGAGTAGAGGTAAGCATGGTTCTAGGGTAGAATTTGGAACTTGAGGACTGGACCGATAGAAACTTGTAAGTTCCAAGTTCCGAGGTATGTAGGGtaaatttcaagttccaaaaaatgataaaccTATTTCAAgaggtaggttccaagttcttagTTAGATAaacctagaacttggaacctgtAACCtagaatttgaaataaattttaatatttttcttgatctatGTCTCCGTGTGATCTTCCGATATTCCATGATGTTTAATGATGAATGTATAATCTAGAATCACTAATCTGAGTTTCCATTTTATGGcaaagatttttactttattaatgttcattttttcatgtatttaaatataagttatgattaaTGAATTGTAATcgttcaaataataatataagtggGACCTAGGTAGACTTTGGAACCTATAACAAGATAGATTCCAAGTTTTAGGGTATGTAAGGagggtttcaagttccaaaaaaatgaggaaattgtttcaacgggtaggttccaagttttagTTGGAACTTGTATGGAATTTGGAGCCGTTCACCCCTACTTTTATTTAGTTGAATTCCTTGccaataattcattttcttttgttgatagttttgttcattttgtattttctttgatgaatgacaagcttgtttattattattgcattcattttcgttttgtttaactaaaaatgaaacaaaaggagaaaaagtaaaaagaacctgttggaccCTAGAACCTATGACAGGGTAGATtctaggttccaggttccaatgGGTAGGTTCCAAATTCTAAACAATGAGGAACTTGTACCCAATGATAGGTTTTAGGTTATAGGCGGAATCTATAAAGAACctagaaccgctcacccctagggAAAAGAGCGTGCAGTGAGGAGAGAGAGCCTTAAAAATTTAGGCCCCACACACGACACTTGTCACGCATTGCGTTTTTAAAGGCCTTCTTATTTGCCATGCAAATTAGAGGCACCCAATATTTTTTCGCATTAggtcatttttctaaaaaataaatattcctTCTTTAGTTAATTCTTTGCAAGTCAAATGCATTATTGGAGCGGGTACGTTTTGGTTGACATCTGCGAACTTATTAAATCATTTTATGATTTGTAATTACATTTCAATCATACATGTTTCGAAACTTGTGCGCTTATGTGTATAGGTAATGTCACTCTCGACGATGTATATATCACATGAGAGTCTATGTGGATGACTTGGACCCTCTACTTtgatttctattatttatttcaCACATTGTCTCTTAACAAATGGTACTAAGTTAACAAGTCGGTTAAGAAATATTGAAGTCAACCTAGCAAAAGGATTTTCACCTGCCATCTCTTACCTTCACCAGCGCAGGCAGTTGTTCTTTAGACAACTTCCAAAGAAGTTGCAGTGGAGTCTACCCTCCCCACCTAAAAGAGCTCCTTAGCTTCagagcaattttattttttccttttctactcaggTGGAAATATTACTGAATTTCACATACCAAAATTCAGATGAAATAATTTAAAGAATTACTCAAGTACAATATGAGGGTCTATGTCAggtgacttttttcttttacttttgatttatattatttaaCTTTATCATCCGATGTTTGAGTTATATTTAGTATcaaatgcctcaaatatttgaCATATAATAGATACAAATATTTAAAGTCATTTCAGTTCGtgaatttttttccataatgattagtttagcctttttttttcctcattcctGCCGAAGCACACCCCTGgacaataaattaattttcggtGGGCAGACCAAATCACGGAGCAATCCTCTCAGACTTTCACCTACTCCATTCCAATGGACTTTGTCTAATACACAGTAAGTCAATGTATGACAAGACGAGGCAAAAAGTCGATGTTTATAAGACAAGAAGTTGCAATTCTCGACAGAAccctcttttctttattctgtGGCCTGTCAAATAATTTCCAATGCTTTGTCCGAATACATAAACCTGATAACTCTAGGTGTGTAAAAGAGGGCGTCCTACTCAAATTTATCGTCATTTCACGTTTTTCCCAAACATTTTCATCCTATGAAAGTCAAGATCCTACAGTACACATTCTACAAGATTAGTTGTGCGCTGACCATCTTCAATGTCAATCCTATATAGGAAGAATCGCTGAACTGGAGGTTACTCTTCATATATGTGCATATAGGTAACTCACACACGTCGAACAGCCACGTAGGTCACCGGAGCACCAAGACCGTGCACGAGGCCTCGAGCTACATCAAACGATGCCTAGGAGGGGGACCTGAGGACGTGATTTTGTTCTGTGGATCAGGATCCACTAGGTCGATCAAGCGGCTCCAAGAAGTCATGGGCATTGCAGTGCCATCGCTCCTAAGAGAGAGGATGATTAAGTGCATGCCAAGCGAAGAGAGATGGGTGGTCCTAGTGGGGCCTTATGAGCACCACTCAAACCTTCTCTCATGGAGGCAAAGTCTAGCGGAGGTCGTAGAGATCGGACTAGATGAAGATGGGTCGATAGACATGGAAGATTTAAGGCAAAAACTTGAGTCTTATCGAGATGCTAACAGGCCAATTCTGGGTTCTTTCTCAGCCTGCAGTAATGTAACCGGGATTTGTACCAACACAAGAGCTGTCGCGAAGCTGCTTCACCAATTCGGTGCCTTTGCTTGCTTTGATTTTGCAGCTAGGTGAGCCTTCAGTTTCATGGAATTTCTAACTCAATCGGAGAACTCTTTATTCAAATAGATAATCCAATAATAACAAACCGTTTGCACTTAACTGAGGAAATGTTACAAGACTATACAATTTTTGAACAGTGCACCTTATGTGGAAATCGACATGAGATTGGGGGAAGTCGATGGTTATGATGCTATCTTCCTGAGTGTGCACAAGTTCCTTGGTGGACCTGGGTCTCCAGGAATCCTGCTCATGAGCAACGCTCTCTATCGACTTGGATCATTTCCCCCATCAACCTGTGGAGGAGGAACCGTTGATTATGTAAATGGCTTCAATGAAAAGGTAAAGCATTGATCTGTTACAAAAGATAAGAGCAAATTCAAAAGATAAAGCAATTGCCAAAAAACCATTCTAATTTTCATCAGTCAAGTAACTTGTTAAATTACTTGCCTAGCAGGATACATTATACGTAGAAGAcattgaagaaagagagaatg
This region of Eucalyptus grandis isolate ANBG69807.140 chromosome 8, ASM1654582v1, whole genome shotgun sequence genomic DNA includes:
- the LOC104417860 gene encoding cysteine desulfurase SufS; this translates as MELGQPRQPHLNIINKYINPRNGKGDPSSSPLPSRNDLCKHSGSFQNLGVGVLAAAGSISDVEKKLLWLRSQIIGGDAEFDSPFGRRRLTYADSTASGRCIHYIEDFIIDNILPFYGNSHTSNSHVGHRSTKTVHEASSYIKRCLGGGPEDVILFCGSGSTRSIKRLQEVMGIAVPSLLRERMIKCMPSEERWVVLVGPYEHHSNLLSWRQSLAEVVEIGLDEDGSIDMEDLRQKLESYRDANRPILGSFSACSNVTGICTNTRAVAKLLHQFGAFACFDFAASAPYVEIDMRLGEVDGYDAIFLSVHKFLGGPGSPGILLMSNALYRLGSFPPSTCGGGTVDYVNGFNEKDTLYVEDIEERENAGTPQIIQITRAALAFWLKDYVGYEVIEKLEHKYIKEAIERLSKNQNIEILGNTAAKRQAIVSFLIYSTTNSPPDCDKKGRERGLYLWGETGDERAKPLHGPFVATLLNDLFGIQARGGCACASPYGHALLGISEAQSRAFRCAIQEGFAGVKPGWTRVSFPYYLSEEEFEYIIAALEFLASYGQRFLPLYHFNLKTGNWTFQKKAFMEIVEKERNGKISILNDNRAGKDLNGVAKHESLIARYTSYWESAKHIAGLLPKFPSPRRLHVEIDPELLYFRI